TGCTGGACGCAGCGGCAAGGCTTCCGGCAGTACAAGTCCCGGGTGAGAGCTTTCTGTTTGGGGGGATCACAAGGGAAATAAAGACTGTCACCACATCCATCGGAAGCGGATGCAATACCATGAACTGGTTGTTAGATCTGATGTTTTCCGGGGAAGAACAGGAGGCAAAAGAGAAGGGAGTCAGTGTGTTTGAACTTCTGGAGAAGCGGCTGGCGGAAAAGAAAGAGAGCAGCATTGTATTCCAGCCCTATCTGCTTGGGACATTTTACAACAGTTCCGCCAGAGCCGGGATTCTTGGAATGACATCACATACAACGAAAGAAGATATCCTGCTCGCTCTTTTTCAGGGAATCTGCATCACCATGTGCATAGAGATACGCAGACTGGAAGTTCGGACACAAAAGTTTCGGGAAATATGGATGACAGGAGGCGGAAGCCAAAGCAATATCTGGGGACAGATGTTTGCAGATGTGCTGAAGCGCCCTGTGCATATCGGGAAAGACCGGGAGACAGGCTGCCGCGGCGCGGCCATATGCGCCGGTGTGGCGCTTGGATATTATACTTTACAGGACGGATTTCCGGAACCTGTGCGGGAAAAGACTTATTATCCCAGGGAAGAAAAGGCTGCCTGGTATGAAGAACAGTTAAAGCTTTATCAGGAAGCATATGACATGTCGGTTGATTTTTGGAACCGGCAGAAGGAACTGTAAGCGAAAATGAAATACAGGAGGTATAGAGTATGTTAGTGACAATGAAAGAAATTTTAGACAGAGCCAATGAGGGAAATTACGCGGTGCCGGCGCCGGTAGTGCAGACAGAATTAAACGCCCGTACAGCGATCAAGTGTGCGGAAGAGATGAATTCTCCGGTCATTCTGCTTGTCCCGCTCATTTTTGATTATGATGTGGATCTATTCGGAAGATACCTGAAGGCCCTGGCCGAAGCGTCGAAAGTTCCGGTGGCGGTCAATCACGACCACGGTTCGGATTTTGAGTCGGCGGTGGCGTGTATCCGCGCAGGTTTTTCCTCTATTATGGTAGACCGCTCGGAACTTCCTTTTGAAGAGAATGCTGCCCAGGTGAAGGAACTGGTTAAGGTTGCCCATGCGGCAGGCGTCAGTGTGGAAGCGGAGCTTGGTCATGTGGGAAATGCCAGCAATTATGAGGCGGACAGAGATGCGGCTCTGACAGAACCGGAACTTGCAAAACGGTTTATAGAGGAGACCGGGATCGACTGCCTTGCAGTGGCCATCGGTACGGCCCACGGCGCCTATGATAAAGGGCAGATTCCATATCTTGACTACGACAGGCTCGAGGAGATAAAAAAGGTGACGGGAAACTTTCCTCTTGTGCTGCACGGTGGTTCAGGGACTGGTGATGAAGGCCTTAAAAAAGCTGCCAGGATGGGAATCAATAAGGTGAACATCGGATGCGAACTTTTTGCGTCTGCCATTGAGGCCATTGAAAATGCAGATACATCCGGAAGCGGCGCTTATGGTTTTGCCAACATTATAGAAGAAGGGTACGGCTCGCGCCTGAAGCATTTCATCACTATACTTGGATCGGAAGGTATGGCGTGGAAGGCGGACAATACAGTCAGGAGAAAGAAAGTAGAGATAACAGAAAACACTATATTATAAAGCAGAAAGAAGGATCAAGATGAAAGGTTTAGTATTATATGAACGCG
This is a stretch of genomic DNA from [Clostridium] hylemonae DSM 15053. It encodes these proteins:
- a CDS encoding class II fructose-bisphosphate aldolase codes for the protein MLVTMKEILDRANEGNYAVPAPVVQTELNARTAIKCAEEMNSPVILLVPLIFDYDVDLFGRYLKALAEASKVPVAVNHDHGSDFESAVACIRAGFSSIMVDRSELPFEENAAQVKELVKVAHAAGVSVEAELGHVGNASNYEADRDAALTEPELAKRFIEETGIDCLAVAIGTAHGAYDKGQIPYLDYDRLEEIKKVTGNFPLVLHGGSGTGDEGLKKAARMGINKVNIGCELFASAIEAIENADTSGSGAYGFANIIEEGYGSRLKHFITILGSEGMAWKADNTVRRKKVEITENTIL